One Hugenholtzia roseola DSM 9546 genomic window carries:
- a CDS encoding alkaline phosphatase D family protein: protein MKKQTASFLCLCLTLFFFCFEVGKAQQNTQNQDLSTTKTGSLLQSGPMVGYSEMLEVGLWVQTKSSAKVAIRYRIKGSDQAYLYTDPIKTTKDSAFVAHLVADQVEAGQVYEYQLLINDAIEPISYPLTFQTQKLWQFRTDPPDFKFVFGSCFYINDEKHDRPGKPYGSGTEILKRIYNENADFMVWGGDNTYLREPDWGSQTGIFYRHTHTRSATDLQPLLGNMHHYATWDDHDFGPNDSDRSFANKHLTQKAFNVFWRNLNTNMTGENDIASSFTWGDIQFFMLDNRSLRSPQQYKGRRDYLGEKQLQWLIEGLTYSRATFKFVVVGGQVLNPSDIFENYATYHEERQILFDELEKQRVKGVIFLTGDRHHSILTKMEREGSYPLYDITSSSITAGSHSPKEGENPLRVEGTLYDKNNYVVLSVSGKYKERVLKIALKDETGKLVWEREISQKELE from the coding sequence ATGAAAAAACAAACCGCCTCTTTTCTCTGCCTATGTCTGACGCTCTTTTTTTTCTGCTTCGAAGTAGGAAAAGCACAGCAAAATACACAAAATCAAGACCTTAGCACTACAAAAACGGGTAGTTTATTGCAGTCGGGACCGATGGTAGGCTATTCCGAAATGCTCGAAGTAGGGCTTTGGGTACAAACCAAAAGCAGCGCGAAGGTAGCCATTCGATACCGCATCAAAGGCAGCGACCAGGCTTATTTATACACAGACCCCATTAAGACTACAAAAGATAGCGCATTTGTGGCGCATCTGGTTGCCGACCAAGTAGAAGCAGGGCAAGTATATGAATATCAGCTTCTTATCAATGACGCAATAGAGCCTATTTCCTATCCGCTGACCTTTCAGACCCAAAAATTATGGCAATTTCGCACCGACCCGCCCGATTTTAAATTTGTCTTTGGCAGCTGTTTTTATATCAATGACGAAAAACACGACCGCCCTGGGAAACCTTATGGCAGTGGCACTGAAATTTTGAAGCGCATCTACAACGAAAATGCCGATTTTATGGTCTGGGGTGGCGATAATACCTACCTGCGCGAACCCGATTGGGGCAGCCAAACGGGGATTTTCTACCGCCACACACACACGCGCTCCGCCACCGATTTGCAGCCCCTTTTGGGCAATATGCACCACTACGCCACTTGGGACGACCACGATTTTGGTCCCAACGACTCCGACCGAAGTTTTGCCAATAAACACCTCACCCAAAAGGCTTTTAACGTCTTTTGGCGCAACCTCAATACAAATATGACAGGCGAAAACGACATCGCCTCCTCTTTCACTTGGGGCGATATTCAGTTTTTTATGCTCGATAATCGCTCACTGCGTTCGCCACAGCAATACAAAGGCAGGCGCGACTATTTGGGCGAAAAGCAACTCCAATGGCTCATCGAGGGACTAACTTATAGCAGAGCCACTTTCAAATTTGTAGTAGTAGGGGGGCAGGTGCTTAATCCTTCCGATATTTTCGAAAACTATGCGACCTATCACGAAGAAAGGCAAATTTTATTTGATGAGTTGGAAAAGCAACGTGTCAAGGGCGTAATTTTCCTCACAGGCGACCGCCACCATTCTATCCTAACCAAAATGGAACGCGAAGGCAGCTATCCTCTCTATGATATTACCTCGTCTTCGATTACGGCAGGCTCACATTCGCCCAAAGAAGGCGAAAATCCGCTGCGTGTGGAGGGTACGTTATACGATAAAAATAACTACGTCGTTTTGTCGGTTTCGGGAAAATATAAAGAGCGCGTCTTGAAAATTGCACTCAAAGACGAAACAGGGAAATTGGTTTGGGAAAGAGAAATTTCACAAAAAGAATTAGAATAA
- a CDS encoding Rpn family recombination-promoting nuclease/putative transposase translates to MSKRLIRFDWAVKKLLRNKANFVVLEGFLSELLFEDIKIQKILESEGNQEIEQDKYNRVDILVQNANNELVIVEIQNTYEIDYFHRMAYGASKALTENLSLGQSYSEIKKVISVNIVYFDLGQGKDYVYKGTTNFQSLREETFTKQNISDIFPEYYIIKVNQFNDIAKDTLDEWVYFLKNSEVKDSFKAKGLAEAKEVLDVMRLNQEQTYGYNRYLDYLHVKASEALSLKIQQEELMEKKVAEAKEKIRKDENFKRSVEIAKKMILAGSKDDFISQMTDLTIDQIKALRNEKD, encoded by the coding sequence ATGAGCAAAAGACTAATCCGCTTCGATTGGGCAGTGAAAAAACTCCTTCGCAATAAAGCTAACTTTGTTGTCTTAGAGGGCTTTTTATCCGAACTTTTATTTGAAGACATCAAAATTCAAAAGATTTTGGAAAGCGAAGGCAATCAGGAAATTGAACAAGATAAGTACAATCGAGTAGATATTTTGGTACAAAACGCTAATAATGAGTTAGTTATCGTAGAGATTCAAAATACGTATGAGATTGATTATTTCCATCGCATGGCGTATGGCGCATCAAAAGCCCTAACCGAAAATTTAAGTTTGGGGCAGTCTTATTCCGAAATTAAAAAAGTAATTTCTGTTAATATCGTTTATTTTGATTTAGGGCAGGGTAAAGATTATGTCTATAAAGGAACAACTAATTTTCAAAGTTTGCGCGAAGAAACTTTTACCAAACAAAATATTTCTGATATTTTTCCCGAATACTACATTATCAAAGTCAATCAATTTAATGACATTGCCAAAGATACTTTGGACGAATGGGTTTATTTTTTGAAAAATAGTGAAGTAAAAGATAGTTTTAAAGCAAAAGGTTTGGCAGAAGCAAAGGAAGTTTTAGATGTTATGCGTCTGAATCAGGAGCAAACTTATGGGTACAATCGTTACTTGGACTACCTACACGTAAAGGCAAGCGAGGCACTTTCGCTCAAAATCCAACAAGAGGAACTGATGGAAAAGAAAGTGGCAGAGGCGAAGGAGAAAATCAGAAAAGATGAAAATTTTAAAAGGTCTGTTGAAATTGCTAAAAAAATGATTTTGGCAGGCTCAAAAGATGATTTTATTTCGCAAATGACTGATTTAACTATTGACCAAATAAAAGCCCTGCGCAATGAAAAAGACTAA